TTAGCCCATGGAGGAGCAGAAGACCTGACAGCAGTACCTACACCTGCGTGATCCACCAGGAATTCCCAAACGGATCTCTTATCCCGGCTGCACGTCCATAATCTTTATCCTCGGGCTCCTGGCGGGACTCTGAGCCCTCAGCCAACGCTTTGCGATAAACTTCGTCCGTGTCTTTTACATAAATAAATACAGATCCTGTTTCATCAGGAAAAGCACCGTTACTTTCCCCGAACATCACCACGCTGTCACCAATGCCTGCTTCACCATGCATAATACCACCTTTGTCATTGTGGTGAACCGCAATTGTTGTTGCGCCAAATACCTTGGTCAGAAATGAAAGAAAAGCCGCGCCATCTTTTAAGATGAAATAAGGGCTTACAGTAGGATGTGCCATATAATTAGGTTTTATGAACACAAAATAACGGGCAAAAGCCAGACCAAAATTGGAGAAACACGACATTTTAACCCTCCCGGTACTCTATCCCCTCAGGCCGGCCGGAAAAGTACTGGCGGGGATGATATCCGGAGAATTCACGGAAGTCGTGAATAAAGTGGGATTGGTCATAATACCCGCATTGGTAGGCTATTTCTGTCATATTCAGCTGTTTGTTCCCATATTCAGCCAGGGCACGCTGAAAGCGGATGATGCGGGTGTATATCTTGGGGGAGAAGCCGCTGAACTCTTTGAACTTCCTTTCAAACTGTCGGGTGGAGAGGCAAATACGGGAGGCAAGAGACGCAACATCCACCTGTCCGTTCACACGAATGATATGTTTCACGGCTACATGGGCAGCTGTTTCTTCCTGCTCACGCTCACCCAACCGCCGCTGTAAAAATTCACTCAGCAGCTGTACCCGCAGCTTGTGGCTGGGAGCGGTCATGATCTGCTCGGTTAAAAAGCGGCCCTCAGCCCCCAGGAAATCCGTTAATTGCGGCATCTGGTTGCTGAATGCGGAAGAGGACAGGCCAAAAAGCTGTGGTAAGGCCGTAGGGTAGAGGTAGGCACCGAAAATACCAAAGCTCCCGTGGGTAAGGAAGCGCCGGTGCCGGTTAGTTTGTGCGTGCAGCACTGCAGGATGGTAATCTGTTGAATCAACCTCCGAAAAATCCCCCCGGTAATGGAAAACCATTTCGGCACAACCATCTGCCATAGAACGATATACATAAGGTTGCCCTTCGGGCACATCGTACTCGAACACCCAGAACATGCGCACATGCCGGGCCAGTTGCGGCGGAGGCTGGAAGGTGAGATACACTTGCATAAAGTTAACTTACCTTTCAGGAATCATTTCGAAAAGTTTTATATATTGGCGTTGCATCTTTCCACTAAATAAGATCATCAAGAACCGCAATTGGACAATCTGAAGCATTTTAAAGATGAAAATGCGCTGTGGTCCGCCATTAAGGATGGTGATGCAGCTGCATTTAAGGAGTTGTATGAAGCGTATGCGGATGTCCTGTATCGTTATGGCCTTCGCTATTTGAAAGACGCTGATACCATCAAGGATTGTATCCATGATCTCTTTGTTGATCTGCACCGTTATTCCCGTAACCTTTCCGCCAAAGTTAATATCCGCTTTTACCTGCTGGGCGCCTTCCGCAGAAGGCTCCACGAAGCCAGTAAAAAAGCCGCCGTTTGGCAGGCCGGGGTAGATCCGGAAATGGAATTCCTCATAGAATATGATACACAACACCTGAAGATCGCTGACGAAGAACAGCAGCAAACCATGCGTCAGCTGGCAGTTGCCCTCAAACAGCTCCCGGCCCGCCAAAAAGAGGTGATCTACCTGCGTTATAACGCAGAATTAAGTTATGAAGAGATCGCTTCCGTGATGAAGATCAGTATCCCTACCTGCCGTACCCTGGCATACCGTGCTTTCCAGCAGCTCCGTGAACAGCTTAAGCAAGTCCCTGTTTATTACCTGGCTGCCGTGCTTTTGGCCCTTCTCAAATAATTTTTCTAAAAAGTTATTCCCGTTAGTCTATATATACCTATTCCCTCACTCTATACAATAAATCAAGCATGACGCAGTACACCCATGAAGAAAAACAGCCCGGAGAAAACGATCCGCTGGAGGCATCTGTAAAACAGATCAGCCTGTCCGCGGGGAATGAGGTTTTTCAGGAGGAGGAAAAAGCGGCGTTATGGGAACGTATTGAAAATGACTTTGCAGTAAAACAACCACTTTACCGCCGGATAGGTTGGAAGGCAGTGGCCGCCACTGCTGCTGTATTAATAGCTGCCACATGGTGGCTGTTGCCGGGTAAAACAGAGAAAGGAGAAAGCGGTATCCTGCAGTTTGCGAAACAACAACATATTTCAGATACAACAACGGAAACCAGGCTTATGCTGGGTAACAACCGGCAGATGACATTAAATGGTACCAATGCCACGCTGAAATACAATCAGCAGGGGGTATTGCTGAACAATTCGCAACAGGTGGACCAGGCGCATAATGGGGAACAGTATAACACCCTCATCGTACCCTACGGCCGCCGTGCACACATCACACTGGAAGATGGCACGGTAGCCTGGCTGAATGCAGGTTCCAGGATGATCTATCCTGTTGTGTTTGATGGGTTGAAAAGGGAGGTGTTCCTGGAAGGAGAGGCTTACTTTGATGTATCACAAAAAGCGGACGTTCCATTTTTTGTTTATACGAATAAACTCCGCACCACGGTATTGGGAACCGGTTTCAATGTAAGTGCGTATGCGGATGATGCAGAGCAATCTGTTGTGCTGGTGAGCGGCAATGTAAAGGTAAAAGCCAACAGCAGCAATAATGAGCAGTTATTATCACCGGGCGAAAAAGCCGGGTTCACCATCAGTGATGAGCGTCTTAGCAAACAGACCGTTAATACCCTGGAATATACTTCCTGGAAAGACGGGAAATTACAATTTGAACATGCACCATTAAATCATATAGTAAAGAGACTAGGCAGGTATTTTAACATTCGTATCACCTTACAAGCCAGTGAACAGGCAACATTCTCCGGAGATCTTGATCTGGCGGACGATGTAGAAACAGTGCTGGACGCAGTAAGCGCCAGTACAGGATTAACTTACAAACGTACAGAAGAGGGATTCATCTTTAAAAAATAAAGTAAACAACCAAAAAGAGCTGAAAAAACCGGAAGAAGTTGGCCCTTCTCCCGGTTACTGGTCCCGCATGACTGCGGGACAGGCTTAACTATTTTCTAAATTAAACACTGTAAATGTATGCAAAAAATCCATGTCTGCAAGCGCTCCCCGCGCAGGGGAGAGGCTGTTTTAAAAGTGCTACGGATTATGAAGCTAAGTCTCTTTTTATTGTTAGTAACAACCACCTGTGCCTTTTCATCTGAATCGTACTCTCAGGGCCGGCTTAGTATTAAGCTGACGGGAGGAAGTCTGCCTGAACTGTTCTCTCAGATCAAGCAGCAAAGCAGCTGGCGCATTTTTTATAAGGATGATCTGATGCTTAATGAGCGGAAGGTAAGCCTGGATGTAAAAGATAAAGACATCCGGGAAGTGCTGGACCTGGCATTGGCAGATACAAAACTTACTTACCGCATTATCCGCAAGCAGGTGGCAATCGTGGAGAAAGAAGACCGCTTGTTTTACATGCCCATCATGGCAGATAGCGGTTTTATCGTAAAAGGCCGCATCTTCGATACCAAGGAACCACCCAGCGGTATCCCCGGTGTTACGATCCGCATCAAGGATTCAAATAAAGGAGTAATGGCGGATGCAGATGGCTATTTCTCCATCAACGCAGAGAAGAATGATGTACTCCTGTTTAGCCTGATGGGTTTTGAGCCCCAGGAATATACTGTAACAAAAGCAACCAACAGTTTAACGATCTCCCTTAAAGAAAATGTTTCCGCACTGGATGAAGTAGTAGTGGTGGGACTTTCCGAAATGCAACGCAAACACATTGCCAGTGCGGTAGGATCTTTAAATGTAGAATCACAGATAGCAGGGAAACCTATTACACAAATATCTCAGTCATTACAGGGCGGGGTAACCGGTTTACAGGTACGCCAGGGCTCGGGTTTACCGGGTGGCGATGCGGCTACTATCAAAATACGGGGGCTTAGTACCACTAACTCAGGCGGTGGCAGTCCCCTGGTGTTGGTAGATGGTATACCTATGGATATGAACTTTATTGACCCGCTCACTGTAGAAAGTGTAACCGTATTAAAAGATGCAGCAGCAGCTGCTATCTACGGTGCCCGTGCAGGTAACGGGGTGATCCTTGTAACCACTAAACGTGGTGTGCCGGGAAGAGTACAGGTTACCTATGATGGTTATTATGGAATTCAGACCCCATCCACTATGCCTAAACTGGTAGACGCTGCTACTTACATGAAGATGTATAACGAAGCACAGGTAAATGCAGGCAAACCTGTTTTCTATACCCAGAACGATATTGATCAGACCATTGCAGGAACTGATCCAATTAAATATCCCAATACAGACTGGCAGAAAGAAGTGATAGACAGAACAACACCTATCACCAGTCATTCCCTCTCCGTAAGCGGTGGTAATAACATGGCCCGTTTTGCTTTATCTGCCAACTATCAGTATCATGGCGGTATGGTGCCGGATAATGATTCTAAGAAATATAATATCCGCGCCAACACTTCCGTATCGCTGAGTAAGAAATTCACGGTGTTTATGGATATGATGGCCATTAAAAGGAATGTGACTTATCCAAACAGGCCGAATAACTTTGATGGTAACAGGATCCTGGAAGATATATATAGGGTGCCACCGACAATTCTGCCTAAATATCCGTCCAGACCAGGAAAACCTGATAGTTACGGCCGTTATGTGGATATTGCCAATCCTATCGCTTATGCAGAAAAAGGAGGGGAGAGAAAATTTGAATCCATGCAAAGCAGTATCAATCTGCAGCCTAAATGGGAAGTGTTCCCTGGCTTCAATTTAAAAGGCCAGTTCAGTTACCGCCTGAATAGTGATGCTACCCGTACCCGCAGGGATAATTTTTACTTCTTCGATTATTATAACAACAACCTCGTGCAGACATGGGCACTTCAGCGTACTTATGAAACTGCAAGAGGTACTTATTACTACGCCAGTGGTTCTGCCGATTATACTTTTGACTTAAAGAAGCATCATTTCTTTGCCATGCTGGGAACTTCAGTAGAGCAACAGCAGAGTGGTGAGTGGGATATCGCTTCCATGTTCAGCACCTTCGCTAAAGTGAACTACTCTTATGATGATAAATACCTGCTGGAAGCAGCGCTCCGTATGGACGGATCATCCAAATTCGGCCCCGGGAACAAGTACGGTTATTTCCCTTCGGTAGCAGTGGGCTGGAACATACATAAAGAAAACTTCCTGAAAGATTCCCGCGCCATCAGTAACCTTAAGCTCAGAGCTTCTTATGGCCAGCTGGGTAACCAGGATATCGGCGCTTATCGTTATCAGAACCTGATCAATACCAGCAGTGGGGTAGAAGAGGTCTGGGGTAATCCGGAGATTACCTGGGAAACAGTAAAGATGACAGACCTTGGTTTTGATCTGGGACTGTTCAAAAATAAAGTAGAAGTGACCTTTGATTATTACGATAAGAAGACCAGCGGTATCCTGTTAGAACCTCCGGTTTCTTATGTGGGTGGTTTAGGTAAAGTTCCGCTCAATGCAGGTGAAGTAAGCAATAAAGGCTGGGAGCTGGCTGTGAATTATAACGAAAGAGTGAATAAAGACTTTGGCTTCTCTGTCCGCCCTGGTATCACTTATAACAGGAACAGGATCTTATTGCTCATCGGAGGCCCGTACATTACGCCGGATCTGAATACAAGCACCATTAACCAGAATAATGGCCCCGTCTTCGGTATTTATGGTTACCAGGCAAATGGACTGCTGCAAACCTCCGACTTCGGAGCAGATGGAAAGGGTCTGGTACCTGTTGCTGTTGGGCAAAAGCCTGGTGATATCCGTTACATGGACCAAAATGCTGATGGCCTCATAGATTCAAGGGACCAGAAACTGATCGGTAATGCAAACCCCGAGTATAATTACTTCGCCAACTTCAGAGTGGATTATAAGAACTGGGACTTGGAATGGCTCATACAAGGTGTGTCTCATGCTGATATCGCCATGAAAGGAATGCTGGCATATCCACTGGATATGTCTGCTGATGGTGGTGTTCCTACGCAGTATTATGCAGAAAATTACTGGACGCCGGAAAGACCGAATGCCCGTTTCCCCCGCCTGAACGTAGCGCCGGAAAGTAACAAAGCATCTTCCACCTTCTGGTTTCAGAATGGTGCATACATGCGCATGAAATTTATCCAGCTGGGTTATAACCTTCGCAGCGCAAAATTAAAACGTGCCGGTATACAAGGTGTGAGATTATACGCTAATGCCCAGAACCCATTTGTGATCACCAGCATGAAGCTCGTTGATCCCGAAAGCCAGGGTAACCAGTGGACGTATGGTATCATGAAAACCTACATGTTGGGTGCAACTGTTCAATTCTAAATTCTGTTATCATGAAAATGAAATTTTCCTATATATGCATAGCTGCCTTTTCTATCACGGTAGCACTAACAGGATGTGAAAAATTCCTGACCAACGATCACCCTACCCGTGTTTCAGATGCTGAATGGTGGATCACGGAAGCCAATGCCATTGGTGCATTGGGTTCCGTTTACGCAGGTGTACCGGATGGTTCCAGCGGAAGGAATGTAATGCTTACTTCAGGTCTGAGCGATGAAGCAGTGAACCGCGGAGATCATATCGGGAAATACGATCTCTATACCCGCGGATTACAGAACCCTACATGGGATGTGGCGGAATGGATCTGGCGCGATAACTACCTGGATATCCGCCGCGCCAACAGGTTCCTGGAGAATGTAGATAAATGTTTCATGGATTCCCTTTTACGGGACCGTATGAAATATGAAGCAAGAGCGCTGCGTGCATATTATCACCTGGAATGCCTGTTGTTCTTTGGCCGCATTCCTATTTCCACCGTTTCACTAACACCGGAGGAGAATAAACTCAAACGCAATACAGAGGAAGAAGTATATAACTTTATCCTCACTGAACTGAATGCCTGCGGAGAGAAATTACCAAAGGAATATTCCAATGAAGAAGCATGGCGTATATCCAGTGGTACCTGTTATGCCCTGATCGTTCGTATGGCCATGTATTTCAAGAAGTATGATGTGGCCATCGATGCCGCAAAGAAAGTGATCGTCTCCGGTGTGTACAGGTTGCACCGCAGTACCAATGCCACGGTGAACAGTTATGCAGAGTTGTTCACTTATACAGGTGAACTCAATAAAGAACGTATCTGGTATCGGAGGGATGGTTGCGGTAGTGCATGGACGAGGTTTGCACCTGCCGGCATTGGCGGTGAAACTTATTTATCTCCTACCAATACGGTAGTGGATAATTTTGAAACAAAACAGGGCTTCACCATCCAGGAGCTGGGTGCAGATTCTTTACTGGCCTACAGGATCAATCCTAACTTCAAAAATAACCGGGACCCCAGGTTAACCGGCGCGTTACTGGTTCCCGGTCAGAACTTCATTGACGCTAACTACATTCTGAAACCTTTCGATCCAAACCCATTGAACCTGGACAGGATCGGTCAGCAGAAATCCACTGCCACCGGCTTCTGGGTACGTAAATACCTCGATGCTAAAGACAGGCAGGCGAAAAGCGGTACGCTGGACTTCATGTTCATCCGTTATGCAGAAATATTGCTGAGTTATGTGGAAGCCCTGATAGAAAACAACGACTGGCAAAACCCGGATGTTATTACTCATTTGAATGATATCCGCAGCCGGGCAGGTATGCCGCCTGTAGCAATTGCCCGCTACAACTCCCAGGCATCCCTGCGTGCCCTCGTTCGCCGCGAACGCCAGGCAGAGTTATGCTTTGAAGGACAACGTTTCTTCGACATCCGCCGCTGGGGCACTGTAAGCACCGTCATGAACGGAGAAGTATTTGGCGCAACTGACCCCGCTACCGGCATTGCCATCAAGGTGCAGGACAGGGCCTATACAGCCAGGGACTACTACTGGCCTATTCCGGAAAAGGAGATGCTCTCTAATCCCAATATGGAACAAAACGATGACTACTAACACTTAAACGGTGAGCAGTACGCTGCTCACCGTTCATTTATTACCAGCATTCATAAAATTTCCACCAGAAATCCAAAAATGTAATTTGTATTTTGTGTGTCGTCAACAGCTGACATTCACGTTTACTTTAAATAAAACCATGGGAAAGAAAGAAATCCATTCTTCCAGGAGGTCCTTCCTCAGGAACTCCGTGGGGGCCTTGGCTGCATTCACTATTGTACCCCGCCACGTATTAGGGCGCGGTTACCTGGCACCCAGTGATACCCTTACAAAAGCAGTTATCGGTACAGGCGGCATGGGCCGCGGCCACTTTGAGTACGCAGGCACCAAAGTAGTAGCTATTTGCGATGTGGACAAAAATCACATCCAGAAAGGACTGGACGCTTTAGGCGAAAAAGCTAAAGGCGTTAAAACCTTCAGCGACTACCGTGAGGTGATCCAGCTGCCTGAAGTAGACATCGTTCACGTTGCCACCCCGCCACACTGGCATGGTATCATTGCTGCAGATGCAGCAAGCGCAGGAAAGGACATCTGGTGTGAAAAGCCCATGACGGCTACCATCGGCGAAGGCAAACGCCTCGTTGAAGCGGTGCAGCAGCATGGACGGATCTTCCGGCTCAATACCTGGTTCCGTTTTTCAGACAGATTTTATGGCATGGGTACTACCGTAGAGCCCATCAAAAAATTAGTAGATAGCGGCCTGCTGGGTTGGCCGTTAAAAGTAACGGTAAGCAAACACACGGGCTTCGACTGGAAATTCTACTGGGTGGGTAAAACCAACCTGGAACAACAATCCGTTCCAAAAGAACTGGATTATGATATGTGGTTAGGCCCCGCTCCCTATAAACCCTATAACCCTCACCGTGTGCATGGCACTTTCAGAGGTTATTGGGATTATGATGGCGGTGGTTTGGGGGATATGGGTCAACACTACCTGGACCCCGTTCAGTACTTCCTGGGCAAGGATGATACCAGCCCTGTGAAAGTAGAAATAGATGCACCACAGCAACACTTCGATGCAGTAGGTACCTGGCGTAAGATCACCTATACTTATGCAGATGGCTGCCAGATCATACTGGATGGTGCTGGCACTGAAACCAAGGCGGCTTATATTGAAGGCCCGAAAGGCAAGCTGTACCCGGGTTTCAAATCGGATATCCCGGACCTGGAAAAGAAATTGGCTGCATTCCCTGATCCTGCTCCGCAGGTAACAGATTTTGTAGGCGCCGTTAAGAACCGTCAGAAATTTGCACTGAACGAAGAGAACGGGCACCGCTCTGCTACCATTGTGAACATGGGTAAGATTGCATTGCAATTAGGCCGTGATCTTCAGTTCGATCCGGTAAAACAGGAGTTCATCAACGATGAAGGCGCTAACAGGCTGATCTTTCAACCGATGCGCGGACCGTGGACCATCTAAACTTAAAAAAGCATGAAGAAGATTCTATTAATAGCTGCATGTTGTATCGCTCAGATGGCCGTAATGGCACAGCCGAAGCAGGATAACCGTGCCGCACATACTAAAATAGCAGACCTGCTGGCACAGCAGCCTGCAAAAAATAAAGCCGCTTTACAGACCAATATGGACGCATTGTCTGCATTGGGCGAAGAGGGCATCATGGGTATGGCTGCTATGCTGGCTGCACCCGGTAAGGGAGATAACTCCGCGCTGGAATATGCGCTGGCCGGTTATGCCTTTTATGTAACACAACCCGGTAAAGAAAGCCAGCGTGCAACTGCTGCCAAAGCATTTGGCAATGCAC
This DNA window, taken from Chitinophaga niabensis, encodes the following:
- a CDS encoding VOC family protein — protein: MAHPTVSPYFILKDGAAFLSFLTKVFGATTIAVHHNDKGGIMHGEAGIGDSVVMFGESNGAFPDETGSVFIYVKDTDEVYRKALAEGSESRQEPEDKDYGRAAGIRDPFGNSWWITQV
- a CDS encoding helix-turn-helix transcriptional regulator codes for the protein MQVYLTFQPPPQLARHVRMFWVFEYDVPEGQPYVYRSMADGCAEMVFHYRGDFSEVDSTDYHPAVLHAQTNRHRRFLTHGSFGIFGAYLYPTALPQLFGLSSSAFSNQMPQLTDFLGAEGRFLTEQIMTAPSHKLRVQLLSEFLQRRLGEREQEETAAHVAVKHIIRVNGQVDVASLASRICLSTRQFERKFKEFSGFSPKIYTRIIRFQRALAEYGNKQLNMTEIAYQCGYYDQSHFIHDFREFSGYHPRQYFSGRPEGIEYREG
- a CDS encoding RNA polymerase sigma factor, with protein sequence MDNLKHFKDENALWSAIKDGDAAAFKELYEAYADVLYRYGLRYLKDADTIKDCIHDLFVDLHRYSRNLSAKVNIRFYLLGAFRRRLHEASKKAAVWQAGVDPEMEFLIEYDTQHLKIADEEQQQTMRQLAVALKQLPARQKEVIYLRYNAELSYEEIASVMKISIPTCRTLAYRAFQQLREQLKQVPVYYLAAVLLALLK
- a CDS encoding FecR family protein, which encodes MTQYTHEEKQPGENDPLEASVKQISLSAGNEVFQEEEKAALWERIENDFAVKQPLYRRIGWKAVAATAAVLIAATWWLLPGKTEKGESGILQFAKQQHISDTTTETRLMLGNNRQMTLNGTNATLKYNQQGVLLNNSQQVDQAHNGEQYNTLIVPYGRRAHITLEDGTVAWLNAGSRMIYPVVFDGLKREVFLEGEAYFDVSQKADVPFFVYTNKLRTTVLGTGFNVSAYADDAEQSVVLVSGNVKVKANSSNNEQLLSPGEKAGFTISDERLSKQTVNTLEYTSWKDGKLQFEHAPLNHIVKRLGRYFNIRITLQASEQATFSGDLDLADDVETVLDAVSASTGLTYKRTEEGFIFKK
- a CDS encoding TonB-dependent receptor, with product MKLSLFLLLVTTTCAFSSESYSQGRLSIKLTGGSLPELFSQIKQQSSWRIFYKDDLMLNERKVSLDVKDKDIREVLDLALADTKLTYRIIRKQVAIVEKEDRLFYMPIMADSGFIVKGRIFDTKEPPSGIPGVTIRIKDSNKGVMADADGYFSINAEKNDVLLFSLMGFEPQEYTVTKATNSLTISLKENVSALDEVVVVGLSEMQRKHIASAVGSLNVESQIAGKPITQISQSLQGGVTGLQVRQGSGLPGGDAATIKIRGLSTTNSGGGSPLVLVDGIPMDMNFIDPLTVESVTVLKDAAAAAIYGARAGNGVILVTTKRGVPGRVQVTYDGYYGIQTPSTMPKLVDAATYMKMYNEAQVNAGKPVFYTQNDIDQTIAGTDPIKYPNTDWQKEVIDRTTPITSHSLSVSGGNNMARFALSANYQYHGGMVPDNDSKKYNIRANTSVSLSKKFTVFMDMMAIKRNVTYPNRPNNFDGNRILEDIYRVPPTILPKYPSRPGKPDSYGRYVDIANPIAYAEKGGERKFESMQSSINLQPKWEVFPGFNLKGQFSYRLNSDATRTRRDNFYFFDYYNNNLVQTWALQRTYETARGTYYYASGSADYTFDLKKHHFFAMLGTSVEQQQSGEWDIASMFSTFAKVNYSYDDKYLLEAALRMDGSSKFGPGNKYGYFPSVAVGWNIHKENFLKDSRAISNLKLRASYGQLGNQDIGAYRYQNLINTSSGVEEVWGNPEITWETVKMTDLGFDLGLFKNKVEVTFDYYDKKTSGILLEPPVSYVGGLGKVPLNAGEVSNKGWELAVNYNERVNKDFGFSVRPGITYNRNRILLLIGGPYITPDLNTSTINQNNGPVFGIYGYQANGLLQTSDFGADGKGLVPVAVGQKPGDIRYMDQNADGLIDSRDQKLIGNANPEYNYFANFRVDYKNWDLEWLIQGVSHADIAMKGMLAYPLDMSADGGVPTQYYAENYWTPERPNARFPRLNVAPESNKASSTFWFQNGAYMRMKFIQLGYNLRSAKLKRAGIQGVRLYANAQNPFVITSMKLVDPESQGNQWTYGIMKTYMLGATVQF
- a CDS encoding RagB/SusD family nutrient uptake outer membrane protein yields the protein MKMKFSYICIAAFSITVALTGCEKFLTNDHPTRVSDAEWWITEANAIGALGSVYAGVPDGSSGRNVMLTSGLSDEAVNRGDHIGKYDLYTRGLQNPTWDVAEWIWRDNYLDIRRANRFLENVDKCFMDSLLRDRMKYEARALRAYYHLECLLFFGRIPISTVSLTPEENKLKRNTEEEVYNFILTELNACGEKLPKEYSNEEAWRISSGTCYALIVRMAMYFKKYDVAIDAAKKVIVSGVYRLHRSTNATVNSYAELFTYTGELNKERIWYRRDGCGSAWTRFAPAGIGGETYLSPTNTVVDNFETKQGFTIQELGADSLLAYRINPNFKNNRDPRLTGALLVPGQNFIDANYILKPFDPNPLNLDRIGQQKSTATGFWVRKYLDAKDRQAKSGTLDFMFIRYAEILLSYVEALIENNDWQNPDVITHLNDIRSRAGMPPVAIARYNSQASLRALVRRERQAELCFEGQRFFDIRRWGTVSTVMNGEVFGATDPATGIAIKVQDRAYTARDYYWPIPEKEMLSNPNMEQNDDY
- a CDS encoding Gfo/Idh/MocA family oxidoreductase, which codes for MGKKEIHSSRRSFLRNSVGALAAFTIVPRHVLGRGYLAPSDTLTKAVIGTGGMGRGHFEYAGTKVVAICDVDKNHIQKGLDALGEKAKGVKTFSDYREVIQLPEVDIVHVATPPHWHGIIAADAASAGKDIWCEKPMTATIGEGKRLVEAVQQHGRIFRLNTWFRFSDRFYGMGTTVEPIKKLVDSGLLGWPLKVTVSKHTGFDWKFYWVGKTNLEQQSVPKELDYDMWLGPAPYKPYNPHRVHGTFRGYWDYDGGGLGDMGQHYLDPVQYFLGKDDTSPVKVEIDAPQQHFDAVGTWRKITYTYADGCQIILDGAGTETKAAYIEGPKGKLYPGFKSDIPDLEKKLAAFPDPAPQVTDFVGAVKNRQKFALNEENGHRSATIVNMGKIALQLGRDLQFDPVKQEFINDEGANRLIFQPMRGPWTI